The Nitrospirota bacterium DNA segment CTCCACCAAGGGAGAGATTCCCAAGGCCATGCCGGTCTGTCCGGCTGATGCGCCGGTGAAGAGTTTCAACGTCGTGGCCATGGACTATCCGGCGATGAAGTTCAATGCGAAGGCGCCTGAATCCATCGAAGTGGACTTCGAGCGGAAGATCCAGATTAGCAACCCCGAGGCGAAGATTTTCGCGCTCGAGGAAGATATCGCCAAGGTGGCGAGCGGTATGCAGCCTATGCCGCTCACGCTTCGTGTGAACGTCGGCGATTGTGTGAAAGTCAATCTGAAGAACAAGATGAAGGACAGCAAGGCCTCCTTCTCGGCGATCGGATTGGCCTTCGATCCGAAGGATTCCATGGGCGCCAACATCGGCAACAACGCGGGCGATCAGACGATCGCTCCTGGCGCCGAGCGGACCTATACCTACTACGCGGATCCGTTTACCGGTGAAACCACATCGTTGGTGTGGGATTGGGGTAACGTGATGGTCAACCCGCGCAACGGGTTGTTCGGAGCGGTGGTCGTTGGACCGAAGGGATCCAAGTATCGGGATCCGAGGACCGGCGCCGATCTTAGCACCAAGAACTCCTGGGCTGCCGACGTGATCATCGATCGCTCGGTGCCGGGGAATGAAATGCGTCCGAACTATCGTGACGTGGCGTTGTTCTTCCAAGACGAAGATAACATTATCGGCACCAGCTTCATGCCGTATGTGCAGAACGTCGCTGGTCTGACCGGCGTCAACTACCGGTCCGAGCCGTATAAGTATCGTGAGGAGCAGGGTTGCTCGCTGGGTAAGATGTTCCAGCCTTGCAAGGCCGACAAGCCTGAAGATCCAGCCACGCCGCTCATTGAAGCGCATGCGGGAGATCCCGTGCGCATCCATGTGATCGGGGCGAACAATGAGCAGAACGGCATGTTCAGCGTCGAGAAGCACGAGTGGCCGATTGAGCCATTTATGCGCGGCGCGGATGTGATCAGCGTAGTCGAGTTCTCCGGTTCGGAGATCCTCGATGCGTTCCTGCCATCTGCCGGTGGTCCGTACCGCCTGCCGGGTGACTATGTGTACAGCAACCAGCGGTTGCCGTACTCCCAGTCCGGCCAATGGGGCTATGTGCGTGTGTTGCCGTCCGGCGATACTCGCTTGCTGCCCTTGCACGGAGCTGGCGCAGGAATGAAGAGCGCATCGGTTGAGAAACCGGTGCAGGTCATTCCGGTCGCAGCGAAGTAAGACCGTTCCTCCTGCTGATCGCAGGATGTGACGACTCATAGAGAGGGGGGAGGCCTAAGGCCTCCCCCCTTTTGCTTTAGAGCATCCCTTTGGTACGATGCCGGCCACTATGACGTTAACTGAACTTCTTCGAGAGACAACCGTGACGTTCGTACTCATGACCCTCATGCTCGTCGCAAGTGTGCCCATGCTGAGGCCTGCAGCGGCGTACGATGTGGTTGATGTCCAGCATGGAGGGACGATTCACGGCACGATCGGGCTCGATGGCCCATTGCCGGAGCCGAAAGGCTTTAACCTGATCACGTTTCCAGATCCTGTCTATTGTGGCCGTATCTCGAACGGCTCAGGGTGGAGGCTGCTCCACGACTTTGTCGTGAGCCCTCAAGGGGGACTGCAAGACGCCATCGTCTTGCTCGAAGGGGTTCAAGCCGGGAAGCCGTTTGAAACCTCCGTGCCCTTGATCGAAGCGCGTGATTGCAAGTTCCAACCCTTCATGACGATTGTGCGAAACGGGCATGCCGTCGAAGTGATCAACATGGATCCCGTGATGCACGACATTCAAGGTTATGAAACGTCGATCGAGTCAGGCGCGCGTACGTTGTTCAATACGCCGCTAGTGATGAATCAGCAGCATCACCGTGGCGACATCCATGCGACCCACAATCATGCACCGGGAAAGTCTCTGGTTGGTCCGGTGTATCTGAATAAAGGGCGTCGGACGTTCTACATGCAGTGCGGCTTCCATGCCTACATGGAAAGTTGGGCGATGGCGGTCAATAACCCCTACTATGCGTTGACCGACTCGTCCGGAAAGTTTTCGATTGAGCATATTCCTCCGGGCACCTATCAGTTGGTCGTATGGCATCCGCAGACCGGCCCTGGTGTCACCAAGACGGTCACGATCCACACTGACGGTGTATTGGTCGAACGTCTTTCTCTCCTCGCTCCAAAGGGGAATCGCTCCGCGTTCAAAGTGATAGACAATCCCCGTTTCGGCCCAGACACGCTGGGGTATTCCGTCGACATCCAGCCACTCGTCGAGCATCAGCACTAACAAGATGCTGAAACAGTCCGCCAGCATCGTTCTCGACTCGGCGGTCTCCTCAACAGAGACCCGATGGTACACCTCCGGTTTCGATTCGCCTGCGGCCTTGCTGGACAGACCTTTTAAGCATCCTGTGAGAGTTAGGCTAAGGGATAAGCCTTGGAGGTGGGGACTGTGCCTCTTGCTGGCTTTCTGTCTGGGGCAGGCGAGCTTGCCTTGTCATGTCTTGGCAGATGATGCGGCTACTCCATTGGTGGAGTTCTCCGGTTTATTGGTCAAGAAGATCAAGGGGAAGCAATTTCAGGCGCAAGTGTTTGCGAAGGGCGACCGGTTGCGGCTGGAGTACAAGTATGCGATTCGAACCGAACGTGGGTATGCGGCGATCGAAATCATCCGGCTGGATAAATCTGAGACCTGGTATCTGCTGGCCCAACAGAAGGAATTTCTGGTGACAGGGCTGGACCCTGAAGATCTGCTTCCGGTCAGTCAGGCTTTACCGGGGGAGCAGGAGCGAATGCTGGTCGGTGACGCGACGGCCGCCGGGCGCACCGCGAAGCTGTTCGAAGTTCAAACCGACCATCATGGCCGAGTTGAGCGGTTCTACGAATGGGTCGATGTAGAAACAGGCGTGGTCTTGAAGCTCGTCAGTCGGGATCGGGAATGGTCGTTTGAGTATGAACGGTTTAGACTGTCCCCTCAACCGGCCTATTATTTTGACGAGCCACAGGGATATAAAAAGCGCATGGCGGCTACTGCGCCGCAAGGACGGGGGTAACGAGACGATGGGGGAATGGAATGGGAGCAGGCGGTCGGGTCATTGGTATCTGTTCACCGCGGCGATGGTTGCCTGGTTGACGCTGTGGAGTGGCGTCGAGCAATCGATGTCGGCGGCCGGAACGTCATCGGTGCCCAAGGAAGCGCAAGAGGCCTACGACAAGAAACAGTATGGACAGGTGATTGATCTGTTGGCCAAGTTGGAGAAGGAGCAGGCGCTCAGTTCGGACGTCCGCCGGCTGAGGATTCACTCCTTTCTTAAACTGGCGAATCCCAAGGACGCGCTCGGTGAGTACGACAAGTTGGAGCTCGCGCTCAAGCACGATGAGATCCCTCTTCTCCGAGAGGTGGCGCTGGGGTTCATCGTGGTGATGGTCAAAGACATGCGCGATCAGATGCGCGGGGCTGCATATACCGCACTGAAAGAGGTGGATTCTGACGAGGTCGTCCCGTATTTTGAAGATGGGCTCAGCGACGGTTCTGGACCGGTCAGGGTTCTTGCCGTCGAGGGGCTTGGGCGATCCGAGGCCGGCAGGAAATCGACGAAATTGCGCGCGGCGATCGAGGATCAAGCAGGATTGGTGAAGGCGCGCGTGGTGAAAATACTCGGTCGAACGGGAGATCCAGGCGTCATGCCGCTCGTCGAATCGGCGACCAAGGATGAGCTCAGCACGGTTCGTATTGCAGCCTATGCGGCCTTGATCAGGCTCGGCAAGAAAGAAGCCTGGACTCAATTGCATCAGGCCGCAGAGTCGCTGAATCCTGAGGATCGAGCTGACGCGATTCGCACGATCGCCGACTTGAACGACCAGCGCGGCGTCCCGATCATGATCGAGTCGTTGACGTATAAACAGCCCTCCGTTCGCGGTGCGGCGGCCAGGGGGCTTGGGCATCTCGGACGAAAAGAGGTGCGGGGGAAGATTGAACTGCTTCTGAAGGACCCTATCCCGGGCGTGCGCGAATCGGCGGTGGGGGGATTGGCGGATCTGGGAGGGACTGAATCAGTGCCGGCACTCACGCAGGCGCTCGGTGACGGCAGCTTTACCGTTCGTGCCTCAGCGATTGCCGGGTTGCTCCAACTCGGCCAGCCCTATTCGACCGTGGCACCTACCGTACTATCGATGGCCCAACAGAACGATACGGCTATGCGCGCTTCTGCGGCCTATGCCCTTGGGAAAGCGACCAAGGCCAATGCTCCAGGGGCGATCGCGCTGTTAACCAGTTTGACGGCTGATCCGCTTCCCGGTCCGAAGATTGTGGCGCTTCGATCGCTCGGGCATGTGGGGGACCGAGAGCTGGTTCCCCTCATGAAAGAATTACTGCATGACACAAACGATGCCGTGCGAGCCACTGCGGCGGGAGCACTGCTACACCTCCTGCAACAAAAGAAATAGGCATCTGTCTTGCCCTCTTGCTTAAGATTGACAGGGTGGGGTAGAGTTTTGTATACAGACTCGATCAGCGACTAGCCCCGCCAACGCGAATCAAAATTGCGATCGAGTCACCAGAGCGGAATGCGTTCCCGTTTCCCCTCATGGCCGGTGGTAGGAGTTAAGGGAACGAGAGCATCAACGAAGCAGTTATTTGTCCATCACAAGGAGGCAGTCAGATGAAGAATGCGTTATCAGTTGTATTAGGTGTGGCAGCCGTCGCGCTTGTCGCGTCGCCTCTCACCTCGTTTGCGGGCGGAACCATTGCCGGCAAAGTGACCTTTGCGGGCAAGTCTGAACAAAGCGAATTTTCCTTCGCGAAGTTTCCCAACCCCAAGTTTTGCGTGAAGAATCCCAACAAGTCGTTGATGGATGGGGACAAGCGTTTCCTCAAGAAGATTGAAGTGGGTAAGGATGGCGGTCTCAAGGGCGCCGTCGTTGCCGTTGTCGATATCGAAGACAAAGCCTTCATCGATGCCTATGCCGGCACTGAAGTCGTGGCGGAGTTCTGCGAGTTCCTCCCGTTCACCGGTGTGGTGGTGAACAATAAGTCTTTCAAGGTTGAGAACCATGACGCCGATGCCGATGACCC contains these protein-coding regions:
- a CDS encoding carboxypeptidase regulatory-like domain-containing protein; amino-acid sequence: MTLTELLRETTVTFVLMTLMLVASVPMLRPAAAYDVVDVQHGGTIHGTIGLDGPLPEPKGFNLITFPDPVYCGRISNGSGWRLLHDFVVSPQGGLQDAIVLLEGVQAGKPFETSVPLIEARDCKFQPFMTIVRNGHAVEVINMDPVMHDIQGYETSIESGARTLFNTPLVMNQQHHRGDIHATHNHAPGKSLVGPVYLNKGRRTFYMQCGFHAYMESWAMAVNNPYYALTDSSGKFSIEHIPPGTYQLVVWHPQTGPGVTKTVTIHTDGVLVERLSLLAPKGNRSAFKVIDNPRFGPDTLGYSVDIQPLVEHQH
- a CDS encoding HEAT repeat domain-containing protein; this encodes MGEWNGSRRSGHWYLFTAAMVAWLTLWSGVEQSMSAAGTSSVPKEAQEAYDKKQYGQVIDLLAKLEKEQALSSDVRRLRIHSFLKLANPKDALGEYDKLELALKHDEIPLLREVALGFIVVMVKDMRDQMRGAAYTALKEVDSDEVVPYFEDGLSDGSGPVRVLAVEGLGRSEAGRKSTKLRAAIEDQAGLVKARVVKILGRTGDPGVMPLVESATKDELSTVRIAAYAALIRLGKKEAWTQLHQAAESLNPEDRADAIRTIADLNDQRGVPIMIESLTYKQPSVRGAAARGLGHLGRKEVRGKIELLLKDPIPGVRESAVGGLADLGGTESVPALTQALGDGSFTVRASAIAGLLQLGQPYSTVAPTVLSMAQQNDTAMRASAAYALGKATKANAPGAIALLTSLTADPLPGPKIVALRSLGHVGDRELVPLMKELLHDTNDAVRATAAGALLHLLQQKK